A section of the Sedimentisphaera cyanobacteriorum genome encodes:
- a CDS encoding carboxylesterase family protein — translation MKSVLALVCFAAMLQPGPVYAQAAGDRLDRAFKRLDSDRNGSLSHEEAPRFAPVAERLAGADADANGDGTITPDEARSWRREERRQNRPAPAAMNGALPETESEVTRQERLFQRLDADNDGKFTQAEAGGPDWFDRLDRNGDGVIEQNELPGNNAGPRNRRTETERNAPAMPQEPPHTAHLDLRYDEIEGVDPNLLSLDLYVPEGKTTQTGRPVLVMIHGGGWRGGDKANRAIVGGKMHHFVSNGYIYASINYRLSPQGPNDAGVQHPVHAQDCAKAIAWIHDHIDDYGGDPAGIHLMGHSAGAHLAGLIGTNDRFLKAEGKSLAILKSNVLLDTAALDIAGYLEAQDGKGMTALYHNAFTDKPANWRDASPRLHVKPDKQIPPTLIFYGGTRMLLNRFAPDFARALREACTPAQAIDVAPLDHGQINAFIGTVDDPMTALIMRLHAGDDASRFPARITAYAAEPPDREGAGSQNSVTFEHSYLAGTRDPEGHFLGGTETMHLVAHEGKLFAGLGYWTDQPGSDPRPGAQILRKDGPDQLWRLEHNFSGALRINAMDSVTFSVDHRGEKLGSPVTLLVADAGLIRSRGSGALVCFVRNDGSGGWDESRIVTNANRAYIRAFGFHRDAKTGVEYLFAGTGAGEVYRGSYDATVPGRIRWESTPEYANPDFDDSPFKRCQGFAVANGRLYASVSPRLLVRRDGPEPRWTAVFRWKPEQRPGAGLRGITAVAAPDGTHEVILGSREQEVRILRIDPEDGHKVTDELNSQQFLKEQLGNFRGGRLVAYNRLVPGRHPVTGQPIHWVTVAGIKPNDTRAAWLLIRHADATYDTVRVFDPNLDPHPLLVSTRTLEFAPWNTREFYTGGYDGAANDRKNHNTAWIFKGIMK, via the coding sequence ATGAAGTCTGTCCTAGCACTCGTCTGTTTCGCGGCGATGCTGCAGCCTGGCCCGGTCTATGCCCAAGCCGCCGGTGATCGTCTCGACCGCGCCTTCAAACGTCTCGACTCCGACCGCAACGGCAGTTTGTCGCACGAGGAGGCGCCCCGCTTTGCCCCGGTTGCCGAACGCTTGGCGGGAGCCGATGCCGACGCAAACGGCGACGGCACAATCACCCCGGATGAAGCCCGCAGCTGGCGACGGGAGGAACGTCGCCAGAACCGGCCGGCGCCCGCGGCCATGAACGGTGCATTGCCAGAGACGGAGTCTGAGGTGACCCGTCAAGAACGCCTGTTCCAACGACTCGATGCTGACAACGACGGCAAGTTCACCCAGGCCGAAGCCGGTGGCCCAGATTGGTTCGACAGGCTCGATCGCAATGGCGACGGGGTTATCGAGCAGAACGAACTGCCGGGCAACAACGCGGGGCCGCGGAATCGCAGGACGGAAACGGAACGAAATGCGCCTGCGATGCCGCAGGAACCCCCGCACACCGCCCATCTCGATCTCCGCTACGACGAGATCGAGGGCGTCGACCCGAACCTGCTGAGCTTGGACCTCTACGTGCCGGAAGGCAAAACGACGCAAACGGGGCGCCCAGTTCTTGTCATGATTCATGGTGGCGGCTGGCGGGGAGGCGACAAGGCCAATCGAGCCATCGTCGGCGGCAAGATGCACCATTTCGTCAGTAACGGCTATATCTACGCCTCGATCAATTATCGCTTGTCGCCGCAAGGGCCGAACGACGCGGGCGTGCAGCATCCGGTTCACGCGCAGGACTGCGCCAAGGCGATAGCCTGGATTCACGATCACATCGATGACTATGGGGGTGATCCGGCTGGCATACATTTGATGGGGCACTCTGCCGGAGCGCACCTGGCCGGCCTGATCGGCACGAACGATCGCTTCCTCAAGGCCGAAGGCAAATCTCTGGCGATCCTCAAGAGCAACGTGTTGCTGGACACCGCCGCACTGGACATCGCGGGCTACCTCGAGGCGCAAGACGGCAAAGGCATGACGGCACTCTATCACAACGCTTTCACGGACAAACCGGCCAACTGGCGCGACGCCTCGCCCCGATTGCACGTAAAGCCTGACAAGCAGATTCCGCCCACCCTGATCTTCTACGGCGGCACGCGGATGCTCCTGAACCGCTTCGCGCCGGACTTCGCACGCGCGCTCCGGGAGGCTTGCACGCCGGCGCAAGCCATCGATGTCGCTCCGCTTGATCACGGTCAGATCAATGCCTTCATTGGCACGGTGGACGATCCGATGACAGCGCTGATCATGCGGCTGCACGCTGGCGACGATGCTTCGCGATTTCCCGCCCGGATCACCGCCTACGCTGCGGAACCGCCCGATCGTGAGGGCGCGGGGAGCCAAAATAGCGTGACCTTCGAACATAGTTATCTTGCGGGAACGCGCGATCCCGAGGGGCATTTCCTGGGCGGCACCGAGACCATGCATCTGGTTGCGCACGAAGGAAAATTGTTCGCCGGTCTCGGCTACTGGACCGATCAACCCGGCAGCGACCCACGGCCCGGCGCGCAGATCCTCCGCAAGGATGGGCCCGACCAATTGTGGCGCCTGGAACACAATTTCTCGGGGGCTCTTCGAATCAACGCGATGGACTCGGTGACCTTCTCGGTCGATCACCGTGGCGAGAAACTGGGATCGCCCGTTACCCTGCTCGTTGCCGACGCCGGGCTGATTCGTTCCCGGGGGTCGGGCGCGCTCGTGTGTTTCGTCAGAAACGACGGATCGGGCGGGTGGGACGAAAGCCGGATCGTGACGAATGCGAACCGGGCCTACATCCGCGCCTTCGGCTTTCACCGGGACGCGAAGACCGGCGTCGAATACCTGTTTGCGGGCACCGGCGCCGGCGAGGTCTACCGCGGCAGCTACGACGCTACCGTGCCCGGGCGCATCCGGTGGGAATCGACGCCGGAGTATGCGAACCCCGATTTTGATGACAGCCCGTTTAAGCGCTGCCAGGGTTTTGCCGTGGCCAACGGCCGGCTCTACGCCTCCGTGTCGCCGCGATTGTTGGTACGTCGCGACGGCCCCGAGCCGAGGTGGACGGCGGTCTTTCGCTGGAAACCGGAACAGCGGCCCGGCGCTGGCTTGCGCGGAATAACAGCCGTAGCCGCGCCCGACGGCACCCACGAGGTCATACTCGGCTCCAGAGAACAGGAAGTCCGCATCCTCCGCATCGACCCTGAAGATGGGCACAAGGTCACCGATGAACTCAACTCCCAGCAATTCCTCAAAGAGCAGCTCGGCAACTTCCGCGGCGGCAGGCTGGTCGCCTACAACCGCCTCGTTCCCGGCCGGCATCCGGTTACCGGCCAACCGATCCACTGGGTCACCGTGGCGGGAATCAAGCCCAACGACACCCGCGCCGCCTGGCTGCTGATTCGGCACGCCGACGCCACCTACGACACGGTCCGCGTGTTCGATCCGAACCTTGATCCGCATCCGCTGCTTGTCTCCACCCGCACCCTCGAGTTCGCGCCCTGGAATACCCGCGAATTCTACACCGGCGGCTACGACGGCGCGGCCAACGATCGCAAGAACCACAACACCGCCTGGATATTCAAAGGCATCATGAAATAG
- a CDS encoding extracellular catalytic domain type 1 short-chain-length polyhydroxyalkanoate depolymerase, with the protein MRLTFILLCSLYIFVNCAAAQDGSRLRQGFERLDANKDGQLSATELKTVPRLESRLEGADQDNDGLLSFREFAGAIARSMRRPAPPEEAGGAFGAGDRTRTIDVEGQERRYRIHVPPNYTADRKTPVVVAFHGGGGNPQSMIRLSGLNEKADDAGFVVVYPFGSGTDKDKNLTFNAGNVGGYAKRKKIDDVGFTKALLGDLEAVVNVDKERVFATGISNGGMMAYRVASELADRFAAIAPVGGPMGTAECNPASPVSVIHFHGTADELAPFNGGRGKGTSNVPASMRPEFFSVEHSINCWVEANGCAKEPTVTPMPDTADDGMRVIRKVWGEGKNGSEVVLYEIDGGGHTWPGMEPPVAMLGASTTDISANDLMWDFFQKHAKRAHKVKSADAVHTGLTEEGLSGSVNPRGNVLMYHGPGGAIFEFVEWRQNQQTGSELTRPERLFQRLDADNDGKVTQAEAGGPDWFDRLDRNGDGKLSGNELTQFPSLARILRFADRDQDGALSIEELRTVSARWPGREASPGGTSEAKPAPAGSDKPKDDADKAANKALNLRYHAMDFDGDGVVTQREFPNQTIFKVFDQDRSGEITRTEFVAKLGKSAERGPITPESALVPIGKQVDWFTFEKDYFPGTRDPNGQLLGGTELMWLTAHEGKLFAGTSMLKSDVTVKPYPGYPGPQILRKDRGDGPWIAEESFGRDHLRINCLEVLRFTEDPDGKPLPKPVSLLAAGLYDIRRGEKWLTVAVRNDETGTWTLSRIAPLPEDQPGYAGIRDLIVHDGEVFAAADFGGIYRGVYDPQAPGRLRWTPENEMAGGPYGRPQRMEICDGVLYAAFGYSNQRQRGKQGGLFRRISGAKPRWERVYSWFENEGPFEFLMRGLTTVTGSDGKPALLGALERPPLPVIRRIEPTNEFAATDEINYENYFANVFDAWPNVGVFMTGAALNRFTPFTRPDDGRAVYLVTTFVIHPRSPQAGSNGAYFLVRNGPGSYDWGAIKDPANQPDGVRLQGVRTIEPSPFPDEKGKVWYFGGFAADFAYVRDTAWIYKGTLQKGEEYKP; encoded by the coding sequence ATGAGACTGACATTCATCCTTTTGTGCTCGCTGTATATCTTCGTCAATTGCGCGGCTGCTCAGGACGGCTCCCGCCTGCGGCAAGGGTTTGAGCGGCTGGACGCCAACAAAGACGGTCAGCTATCGGCGACTGAGCTCAAAACCGTTCCACGGTTAGAATCGCGTCTGGAGGGGGCTGACCAAGACAACGACGGTTTGCTCAGCTTCCGGGAATTCGCCGGTGCGATCGCGCGATCCATGCGTCGTCCTGCGCCGCCCGAGGAAGCCGGGGGCGCCTTCGGAGCGGGCGATCGCACCCGGACCATTGACGTAGAAGGACAAGAACGCCGTTACCGAATCCACGTTCCTCCGAATTACACAGCGGATCGAAAAACGCCAGTTGTAGTCGCATTTCACGGCGGCGGCGGCAATCCGCAGAGTATGATCCGGCTGAGCGGTCTTAATGAGAAGGCGGATGACGCCGGATTCGTTGTCGTCTACCCGTTCGGCAGTGGGACCGACAAAGACAAGAATCTGACGTTCAACGCCGGCAACGTCGGTGGGTATGCCAAGCGGAAGAAGATCGACGACGTGGGGTTCACAAAGGCTTTGCTCGGCGACCTGGAAGCAGTCGTGAATGTGGACAAGGAACGGGTCTTCGCAACCGGCATCTCCAACGGTGGGATGATGGCGTACCGGGTAGCGTCCGAACTGGCCGACCGGTTCGCCGCGATCGCTCCGGTCGGCGGGCCGATGGGCACCGCGGAGTGCAACCCGGCCTCGCCGGTATCGGTCATCCACTTCCACGGGACGGCGGACGAACTGGCTCCGTTTAACGGCGGGCGGGGAAAAGGCACTTCAAATGTTCCGGCATCCATGCGACCGGAGTTTTTTTCGGTGGAGCATTCGATCAACTGCTGGGTTGAAGCCAACGGCTGCGCAAAAGAACCAACCGTTACCCCAATGCCCGACACGGCAGATGACGGCATGCGGGTGATCCGCAAGGTTTGGGGCGAAGGGAAGAACGGTTCAGAGGTGGTGTTGTATGAAATTGACGGCGGCGGCCACACCTGGCCCGGTATGGAACCGCCCGTTGCCATGCTTGGCGCATCCACCACAGATATCTCCGCCAATGACCTCATGTGGGATTTTTTCCAGAAGCATGCGAAGCGTGCGCACAAGGTCAAGAGCGCCGACGCTGTCCACACGGGGCTCACCGAGGAGGGATTGTCCGGCTCGGTCAACCCACGCGGCAATGTGCTGATGTATCACGGTCCGGGAGGTGCCATCTTTGAATTTGTGGAGTGGCGGCAAAACCAGCAGACGGGGTCTGAGCTGACCCGTCCAGAGCGCCTGTTCCAGCGACTCGATGCTGACAACGACGGCAAGGTCACCCAGGCCGAAGCCGGTGGCCCAGATTGGTTCGACAGGCTCGATCGCAATGGCGACGGGAAGCTCTCCGGCAACGAACTCACGCAGTTTCCCAGCCTCGCCAGGATACTCAGATTCGCGGACCGCGACCAGGATGGAGCTTTGTCGATCGAGGAGCTTCGCACGGTATCGGCACGCTGGCCCGGCAGGGAGGCTTCACCTGGCGGAACGTCCGAAGCCAAGCCTGCCCCCGCCGGTTCAGACAAACCCAAAGACGACGCGGACAAAGCCGCCAACAAGGCGCTGAACCTGAGGTATCACGCCATGGACTTCGACGGAGACGGCGTGGTAACCCAACGGGAATTCCCCAACCAAACCATCTTCAAGGTCTTCGACCAGGATCGCAGTGGGGAGATCACCCGGACGGAATTCGTCGCCAAGCTGGGGAAGAGCGCGGAGCGCGGGCCGATCACGCCGGAATCGGCGCTCGTTCCCATCGGCAAGCAGGTCGATTGGTTCACCTTCGAGAAAGACTACTTCCCCGGCACCCGCGACCCGAACGGCCAGCTTCTCGGCGGCACTGAACTGATGTGGCTCACCGCCCACGAGGGCAAGCTCTTCGCCGGCACCAGCATGTTGAAGAGCGATGTTACCGTGAAACCCTACCCCGGCTATCCCGGACCGCAGATTTTGCGCAAGGACCGCGGCGACGGGCCGTGGATCGCCGAGGAGTCCTTCGGCCGGGACCACCTGCGCATTAACTGCCTGGAAGTGCTGCGGTTCACCGAAGATCCTGACGGCAAACCGTTGCCGAAGCCGGTCTCGCTCCTGGCGGCCGGACTTTACGACATCCGCAGGGGAGAGAAGTGGCTCACCGTCGCGGTTCGCAATGACGAAACCGGCACGTGGACCCTTTCACGGATCGCGCCCCTTCCAGAGGATCAGCCCGGTTATGCAGGCATCCGGGACCTGATTGTGCACGACGGCGAGGTTTTCGCCGCCGCGGACTTCGGCGGCATCTATCGGGGCGTCTACGATCCGCAAGCACCAGGGCGGCTGCGCTGGACCCCGGAAAACGAGATGGCAGGTGGCCCGTATGGCCGTCCGCAGCGCATGGAAATTTGCGATGGCGTTCTCTACGCGGCTTTCGGTTACTCGAATCAACGGCAGCGGGGCAAGCAAGGCGGGCTGTTTCGGCGCATCTCCGGAGCGAAACCGCGATGGGAACGGGTCTATTCCTGGTTTGAAAATGAGGGTCCGTTCGAATTCCTGATGCGCGGCCTGACCACGGTGACCGGAAGCGATGGCAAACCGGCGCTGCTTGGTGCCCTGGAGCGCCCGCCGCTACCGGTCATCCGGCGCATCGAACCCACGAACGAGTTCGCCGCCACGGACGAAATCAACTACGAGAACTACTTCGCGAACGTGTTCGATGCCTGGCCGAACGTCGGTGTCTTCATGACTGGCGCCGCGTTGAACCGGTTCACGCCGTTCACCCGCCCGGATGACGGCCGGGCGGTTTATCTGGTCACCACTTTCGTCATCCACCCGCGCAGTCCGCAGGCGGGCTCTAACGGCGCCTACTTCCTGGTGCGCAACGGTCCCGGTTCCTATGATTGGGGCGCGATCAAAGATCCCGCGAACCAGCCCGATGGCGTCCGGCTTCAGGGGGTGCGCACCATTGAACCGTCGCCCTTTCCGGACGAAAAGGGTAAGGTCTGGTATTTCGGTGGTTTCGCCGCCGATTTCGCTTACGTGCGCGACACGGCCTGGATCTACAAGGGCACGCTGCAAAAAGGCGAGGAGTACAAGCCATGA